Proteins encoded by one window of Musa acuminata AAA Group cultivar baxijiao chromosome BXJ2-9, Cavendish_Baxijiao_AAA, whole genome shotgun sequence:
- the LOC103999264 gene encoding uncharacterized protein LOC103999264 — protein MGNCQASEVATVVIQHPGGRVERLYWPTSAADVMKTNPGYHVALVSLYVSEEKQDGSSVRFTRVKLLKPKDMLLLGQVYRLITSQEVTKALRQRKYEKIRKSQAELIRKQQQEHRTKDQDGEANLEDSRSRHQATKQGSDRQKSSIQMAVRGRQWRPSLQSISEMGS, from the exons ATGGGAAACTGCCAGGCATCGGAGGTGGCGACCGTGGTGATCCAACACCCTGGGGGGAGGGTGGAGAGGCTGTACTGGCCGACGAGTGCTGCCGATGTCATGAAGACCAACCCAGGCTACCATGTTGCCCTTGTCAGCCTCTACGTCTCCGAGGAGAAGCAGGATGGCAGCAGCGTCCGGTTTACCCGCGTAAAGCTGCTCAAGCCCAAGGATATGCTCTTGCTCGGCCAAGTCTACCGGCTGATCACCTCCCAGG AAGTTACAAAGGCTCTGAGGCAAAGGAAATATGAGAAGATAAGGAAGAGCCAGGCTGAACTGATTAGAAAACAGCAACAAGAGCATAGAACAAAAGATCAGGATGGTGAGGCAAACCTGGAGGATTCAAGAAGTAGACATCAG GCAACAAAGCAGGGGAGTGATAGACAAAAAAGCAGCATACAGATGGCAGTGAGAGGCAGGCAATGGCGTCCTTCGCTTCAGAGCATCTCAGAGATGGGAAGCTAA